A stretch of Lujinxingia sediminis DNA encodes these proteins:
- a CDS encoding ArsA family ATPase, which produces MLDPLLDKRLIFVTGKGGVGKSTVTAALGKALASRGKRTLVLETDTFSAMEDLYGYEGTGLEPVKLSETLYASNLLAEDCFVATLTRFVPGERVARAVINNRVARVFFKAAPSVNEVTILDQIRVFYEAEDQGNPRYDHIVVDLPASGHAVTFLNVPATMNGMMRGIGPIAKMTAQVAAIINDPEQTAIAAVCLPEEMPVNETIELASNLKGVLGRPLTLAIANMVHRAPLHDDDRPIFDALLARVRASTPGTSSLLFDEEPTDESDALARLVEGNALALGWHDRDQRYLGELRSHVDAPIIELPIFYETSGDDVVARVARQLGGDSSSLDHPLAI; this is translated from the coding sequence ATGCTGGACCCCCTCCTCGACAAGCGCTTGATCTTCGTCACCGGCAAAGGTGGCGTCGGCAAAAGCACCGTGACCGCCGCCCTGGGCAAAGCTCTTGCCTCGCGCGGAAAGCGCACCCTGGTGCTGGAGACCGACACCTTCTCGGCCATGGAAGACCTTTACGGCTACGAAGGCACGGGGCTCGAGCCGGTGAAGCTCTCCGAGACGCTCTACGCCTCCAACCTGCTGGCCGAAGACTGCTTCGTGGCCACGCTGACCCGCTTTGTACCTGGCGAGCGTGTGGCACGGGCGGTGATCAACAACCGCGTGGCACGCGTCTTTTTTAAAGCTGCGCCCTCGGTCAACGAGGTCACCATCCTCGACCAGATCCGTGTCTTTTATGAGGCCGAGGATCAGGGTAATCCCCGCTATGACCACATCGTTGTCGACCTTCCGGCCAGCGGTCACGCAGTGACCTTTCTCAACGTGCCGGCAACGATGAACGGTATGATGCGCGGCATCGGACCGATCGCGAAGATGACCGCTCAGGTGGCCGCCATCATCAACGATCCGGAACAAACCGCGATCGCTGCGGTCTGCCTGCCGGAAGAAATGCCGGTCAACGAGACCATCGAGCTTGCGAGCAACCTGAAGGGCGTGCTCGGGCGCCCCCTCACATTGGCCATCGCCAACATGGTTCACCGCGCTCCCCTGCATGATGATGACCGCCCGATCTTCGACGCGCTACTCGCTCGCGTTCGCGCAAGCACTCCGGGCACAAGCAGCCTTCTCTTTGACGAAGAGCCCACCGACGAATCCGATGCCCTGGCACGCCTTGTCGAAGGAAACGCGCTGGCGTTGGGCTGGCACGACCGCGATCAACGCTACCTGGGCGAACTTCGCAGCCATGTCGACGCCCCGATCATTGAGCTGCCCATCTTTTACGAAACCTCCGGTGACGACGTCGTCGCCCGTGTCGCCCGCCAGCTCGGCGGCGACTCCTCCTCTCTCGATCATCCCCTGGCCATCTAG
- the cmk gene encoding (d)CMP kinase: MIVAIDGPAGAGKSTIARALAEKLGFQLVDTGAMYRAVAYEAAAAGVDLQDAEQVADIARGLRFEFKLEGGENVIYCNTRALNQEIRSAEVSRNASVISAHPAVRRELVDQQRQVGRERSSVLEGRDIGTVVFPDAELKVFITASPAVRARRRVEQMREGGDEVDEAEVLRDIIERDRRDSERDVAPLKKAEDAIGIDSTDVSVEEIVAGLCERVAALR, translated from the coding sequence ATGATCGTCGCGATTGATGGTCCGGCGGGTGCCGGAAAGTCGACTATCGCCCGGGCCCTGGCCGAGAAGTTGGGGTTTCAGCTCGTGGACACCGGCGCGATGTACCGCGCGGTGGCCTATGAGGCGGCCGCGGCCGGGGTAGACTTGCAGGATGCTGAGCAGGTTGCTGACATCGCCCGTGGGCTGCGTTTTGAGTTCAAGTTAGAGGGGGGGGAGAATGTTATTTACTGCAACACGCGCGCGCTGAATCAGGAGATTCGCAGCGCTGAGGTAAGTCGCAACGCCAGTGTGATCTCGGCGCATCCCGCAGTCCGGCGCGAGCTCGTCGATCAGCAGCGCCAGGTGGGGCGCGAGCGTTCCAGCGTTCTGGAAGGGCGCGACATCGGTACGGTGGTCTTCCCGGACGCTGAACTCAAGGTCTTCATCACCGCCTCGCCAGCGGTGCGCGCCAGACGGCGCGTCGAGCAGATGCGGGAAGGCGGCGATGAGGTCGACGAAGCTGAGGTGCTTCGCGACATTATAGAGCGCGATCGTCGCGACTCCGAGCGAGACGTTGCTCCGCTCAAAAAAGCCGAAGATGCCATCGGCATCGACTCGACCGATGTCAGCGTGGAGGAGATTGTCGCGGGGCTCTGTGAGCGCGTCGCCGCGCTCCGATAG
- a CDS encoding NUDIX domain-containing protein, with product MPISDFLRGLRQKVGHDLLFVPAVAAVVRDDEGRVLFQRRSDNGLWSLPAGTIDPGESPAQAIVREVYEECGLHVQPTHILGVYGGDREGFRVTYPNGDELESVVIVFAVEVLGGTLEAIDGESAELRYFEPARRPPLMSNYPDAIFEPRGPTPADFDRAP from the coding sequence ATGCCCATCTCAGACTTCTTGCGTGGCCTGCGGCAAAAAGTCGGCCATGACCTGCTCTTTGTGCCGGCGGTCGCCGCAGTGGTGCGCGATGACGAGGGACGCGTCCTCTTTCAACGGCGTAGCGATAATGGGCTGTGGTCGTTGCCAGCAGGAACCATCGACCCGGGGGAGTCCCCTGCGCAGGCGATTGTACGCGAGGTCTATGAGGAGTGCGGGCTTCACGTGCAACCCACGCATATTCTGGGAGTCTACGGGGGCGACCGTGAGGGGTTTCGGGTCACCTATCCCAACGGCGACGAGCTCGAGTCGGTGGTCATCGTCTTCGCCGTTGAGGTGCTCGGCGGCACCCTGGAGGCGATCGACGGAGAGAGCGCCGAGCTCCGCTACTTTGAGCCTGCCCGGCGCCCCCCTCTGATGTCGAATTACCCCGACGCGATCTTTGAACCCCGGGGTCCGACGCCGGCCGACTTCGACCGTGCGCCTTAA
- a CDS encoding ArsA family ATPase, translated as MTASPRSDANAAPLRHLLDSGRLIVCVGPGGVGKTTTSAAVGLRAAMAGRKTIVMTIDPARRLANSLGLDDLTNDPQQIDLTEALKLTGNKDNGGELWAMMLDSEKTFNDLVDRLAPDKGALKRAKENNIFRLLSSALHGMQEYMALEKLHDLYTGGYFDLVILDTPPTKNALEFLETPGRASTFFDERIIKWFLPNRKSGLLGRVFNPGSIVLGLISKVLGESFVNDLVEFFDTFHYLQETLQQRGELIEFILRDPLTHFFIITSADPRRIKEAVYFHEKLGQLEQRADFFIINRVIPRFHPEDIAAIEDADLDTLLREADHGASAEHISGLRQRLETHYLQLAKLAIRDREAIASLATKVGQEALRLIPLLGEDVHNLTHLLKLSDFITPLEPDARVATAKG; from the coding sequence GTGACAGCAAGCCCTCGCTCAGACGCCAACGCCGCACCACTGCGCCACCTGCTCGACTCCGGGCGCCTCATCGTCTGTGTGGGCCCGGGCGGCGTGGGTAAAACCACCACGTCGGCTGCCGTCGGATTGCGTGCGGCGATGGCCGGACGCAAGACCATCGTCATGACCATCGACCCGGCCCGCCGCCTGGCCAACAGTCTGGGGCTTGATGACCTGACCAATGATCCACAGCAAATCGATCTGACCGAGGCCCTTAAGCTCACAGGAAACAAGGATAACGGCGGCGAACTCTGGGCGATGATGCTCGACTCCGAAAAGACCTTTAACGACCTGGTCGACCGCCTCGCACCGGACAAAGGCGCGCTCAAGCGCGCTAAAGAGAACAACATCTTCCGCCTGCTCTCCTCGGCTCTGCACGGGATGCAGGAGTACATGGCGCTGGAGAAGCTTCACGACCTCTACACCGGCGGCTACTTCGATCTCGTCATCCTCGATACCCCGCCGACCAAGAACGCCCTGGAGTTTCTGGAGACACCGGGGCGCGCCAGCACCTTCTTCGATGAGCGGATCATCAAGTGGTTCTTACCCAACCGCAAAAGCGGGCTTCTGGGCCGGGTCTTCAACCCGGGTTCCATCGTGCTCGGCCTCATCTCGAAAGTCCTGGGCGAGAGCTTCGTCAACGATCTTGTGGAGTTCTTCGACACCTTCCACTACCTGCAGGAAACCCTGCAGCAGCGAGGCGAACTCATCGAGTTCATCCTGCGCGACCCGCTGACGCATTTCTTCATCATCACCAGCGCCGACCCCCGGCGCATCAAAGAAGCAGTCTATTTTCACGAGAAGCTGGGGCAGCTCGAACAGCGCGCCGACTTCTTCATCATCAACCGCGTCATCCCGCGCTTTCACCCCGAAGACATCGCGGCCATTGAGGACGCCGACCTCGACACCTTGCTACGCGAAGCCGACCACGGGGCCAGCGCCGAGCATATCAGCGGGCTTCGCCAGCGCCTGGAGACGCATTACCTCCAGCTTGCCAAGCTCGCTATCCGTGACCGCGAGGCCATCGCCTCACTGGCCACAAAGGTGGGACAGGAGGCGCTGCGCTTGATTCCGCTTCTGGGCGAGGACGTGCATAACCTCACGCACCTGCTCAAACTCAGCGACTTCATCACGCCACTTGAGCCTGACGCTCGCGTCGCGACGGCAAAGGGCTAA